Proteins encoded by one window of Halomonas sp. SH5A2:
- the gpmI gene encoding 2,3-bisphosphoglycerate-independent phosphoglycerate mutase, producing MDTASTPRPVALIILDGYGHNPDSAHNAVAAANTPVMDKLWADRPHAFVHTDGRHVGLPDGQMGNSEVGHMNLGAGRIVYQDFTRITKAIEDGDLDTIEVLTQPIDEAVANGRPVHLLGLLSPGGVHSHEDHFIAMAELAARRGAQRIYVHAFLDGRDMPPQSALRSIERANARLAELVGADNGFVASIIGRFYAMDRDNRWERVEQAYRLLTDGHADYYATSAETALRDAYERGETDEFVAASSVPLGDGYNDQAITLQDGDAAIFLNFRSDRARELTRALVEPDFNGFERRACPKLAGDGLVMMTQYAADIPAPAAFPPSDLNDTLGEVVAQRGLKQLRIAETEKYPHVTFFFSGGNEAEYEGEERILVPSPRDVKTYDEKPEMSAVEITDKLVEAIDSGRFDLMVCNYANGDMVGHTGDFDAAVKAIETVDTCAGRVVEAIERAGGACLITADHGNAEQMVHPETGAPQTAHTTFMVPLVYVGERSGTLEDGRLCDLAPTLLRMMNQEVPQAMTGHPLITFG from the coding sequence ATGGACACTGCAAGCACTCCCCGCCCCGTCGCGTTGATTATTTTAGATGGCTACGGCCATAACCCCGACAGTGCGCACAATGCGGTGGCCGCCGCCAACACCCCGGTAATGGATAAACTCTGGGCTGACCGGCCGCATGCCTTTGTTCACACCGATGGGCGCCACGTCGGGCTACCTGACGGGCAAATGGGCAACTCCGAAGTAGGCCACATGAACCTGGGCGCCGGGCGCATTGTTTACCAGGACTTTACTCGCATCACCAAAGCGATTGAAGACGGCGACCTGGACACCATCGAGGTGCTCACCCAGCCCATCGACGAGGCAGTGGCCAACGGACGCCCCGTACACCTACTGGGTCTGCTCTCGCCCGGCGGCGTTCACAGTCACGAGGACCACTTTATTGCCATGGCGGAACTGGCGGCCCGTCGCGGAGCCCAGCGTATCTATGTGCACGCCTTCCTGGACGGCCGGGATATGCCGCCACAAAGTGCGCTGCGCTCCATAGAACGCGCCAACGCCCGCCTGGCTGAACTGGTAGGCGCCGATAACGGCTTTGTTGCCTCGATTATCGGTCGCTTTTACGCCATGGATCGCGACAACCGCTGGGAGCGTGTTGAGCAAGCCTACCGCCTGCTCACTGACGGCCACGCCGATTACTATGCCACCAGCGCTGAAACGGCGTTGCGTGATGCCTACGAGCGTGGTGAAACCGATGAATTTGTGGCCGCCAGCAGTGTTCCGCTGGGCGACGGCTACAATGATCAGGCCATCACATTACAGGATGGCGACGCGGCAATTTTCCTTAACTTCCGATCGGACCGGGCTCGCGAACTGACCCGCGCCTTAGTCGAGCCTGACTTCAATGGTTTCGAGCGGCGCGCTTGCCCCAAACTCGCGGGAGATGGGCTGGTCATGATGACCCAATATGCCGCCGATATTCCCGCGCCGGCCGCCTTCCCGCCCTCGGATCTCAACGACACTCTGGGTGAAGTGGTGGCCCAACGCGGTTTGAAACAGCTGCGCATTGCCGAAACTGAAAAATACCCCCACGTCACTTTCTTCTTTTCGGGCGGCAATGAAGCCGAGTATGAAGGCGAAGAGCGCATTCTCGTCCCCTCACCGCGGGACGTGAAAACCTACGACGAAAAGCCTGAAATGAGCGCCGTCGAGATTACCGACAAGTTGGTTGAGGCCATTGATAGCGGCCGCTTCGACCTGATGGTATGCAACTACGCCAACGGCGACATGGTGGGCCACACCGGTGACTTTGACGCCGCGGTAAAAGCCATCGAAACCGTCGATACCTGTGCAGGTCGAGTGGTCGAGGCCATTGAGCGCGCAGGCGGGGCCTGCCTGATTACCGCTGATCATGGCAACGCCGAGCAGATGGTTCATCCCGAGACCGGCGCACCGCAAACCGCTCACACCACCTTTATGGTGCCGCTGGTTTACGTGGGGGAACGCTCAGGGACGCTGGAGGATGGTCGGCTGTGTGATCTTGCCCCGACGCTTTTGCGCATGATGAATCAAGAGGTGCCTCAAGCGATGACCGGCCACCCATTGATCACCTTCGGTTAA
- a CDS encoding rhodanese-like domain-containing protein: MIDQLFEFVMNHPLLVGAFVLALIAWIVYETRSASTNALTATEATQLINREDAVVVDIRESKDFKTGHIAGARNIPQSSLDSRMNELNKVKDKPVIVVCKHGQSSGAAQAKLAKAGFERAFKLKGGMAQWQADGLPVVKK, translated from the coding sequence ATGATCGATCAGCTGTTCGAATTCGTAATGAATCATCCCCTATTGGTGGGGGCGTTTGTGCTGGCGCTGATTGCGTGGATTGTGTATGAAACACGCAGCGCCTCAACCAATGCGCTAACGGCCACCGAGGCCACGCAGCTCATTAACCGTGAAGATGCCGTTGTAGTGGATATCCGTGAAAGTAAAGACTTCAAAACGGGGCATATCGCCGGTGCGCGCAATATTCCCCAGAGCAGCCTTGATAGCCGCATGAATGAGCTTAATAAAGTGAAAGACAAGCCGGTCATTGTGGTGTGTAAACACGGACAAAGCTCAGGTGCTGCCCAGGCGAAGCTTGCCAAGGCAGGTTTTGAACGCGCCTTTAAATTAAAAGGCGGCATGGCGCAGTGGCAGGCCGATGGCCTTCCAGTGGTTAAAAAATAG
- the secB gene encoding protein-export chaperone SecB produces the protein MAEDNNTPQAGAQADDKPQLKFSLQRIYVKDISFEAPNSPSVFKDAFKPKVNLDLNTSSTKIADDQYEVVVKVTAQVNDKETGTTSFLAEVEQAGLFRIAGIEGAQLDQTLGAFCPNLLFPYARECVDNLVNRGGFPPLMLAPVNFEAMYAQRKQREKQQADQAEENTH, from the coding sequence ATGGCGGAAGATAACAACACCCCGCAGGCTGGCGCGCAAGCCGACGACAAACCGCAGCTCAAATTTTCGCTGCAACGCATTTACGTAAAAGATATTTCGTTTGAAGCGCCCAATTCGCCGTCGGTGTTCAAGGACGCATTCAAGCCCAAGGTCAACCTCGACCTCAATACCAGCAGCACTAAAATTGCCGATGATCAGTACGAAGTGGTCGTTAAAGTGACGGCGCAGGTTAACGATAAAGAAACTGGCACGACTTCCTTTTTGGCGGAAGTTGAGCAGGCAGGCCTGTTCCGCATTGCCGGTATCGAAGGTGCCCAGCTTGATCAAACCCTGGGGGCTTTCTGCCCAAACCTGCTGTTCCCCTATGCCCGTGAATGCGTGGATAACCTGGTCAACCGTGGTGGCTTCCCGCCGCTGATGCTGGCGCCGGTAAATTTTGAAGCGATGTACGCACAGCGCAAGCAACGCGAGAAACAACAAGCCGACCAGGCTGAAGAGAATACGCACTAA